The sequence CTGTCATTATAGATAGATTTATAGGTGCTCTTACAGTCATAACGATGGGAGTGATAGCAGGTCTGCTAACACCTGATATTCCTGTAAGAGTAAAGTATTTCCTGCTGTTTCTTATAACCTTTTTATTATTTGTTTTTATGTTTTTTTCATACAGGACTTTTGCATCATTCTTCTATTCCCCTTTTCAAAAATTCCTCCCTCAGCGATTAAAGGAGACCCTTGAAAATACCTATACTGCATTTAACAGGTATTTATCAGAAAGAAGATGGCTTTTTTATGCAGTTACTATTAGTTTTTTGTTACAGACAATATCTATTGTAAATAACTATATTATGGCGCTTTCCATTCTCTGGAAAGATATAGCACAACCTTCATTAATACAATTTTTTATCTATATTCCTATTATATGGACAGCAACGCTGGTACCATCTCTCGGTGGACTTGGTATAAGGGAGTTTACCTATGTCTATTTTTTTACACCATCTATGGGGAAGGAAAATGCTTTTGCACTTTCTATAATATTCCTTCTTAGTGTTATTATTCAGAGTGTTATCGGTGCAGTCATACTTTTTTTCTTAAAAGAAAGACATTAAAGTAGTTTTAGAGGCATTAACAACTTTTACCTTTTTTAATATATCGTTCACATCTGATTTATCTGGCATACATGTTCCTTCCTTTAATGCCTTTGCTACCCCAGAAGCCACAGCGAGAGATAAACATTCTTCA comes from bacterium and encodes:
- a CDS encoding flippase-like domain-containing protein — its product is MKKDNLKLFLRVIVSVFFLYLVFRKINLVLLYTTLKECYIPLAVISLLIAVLLSFPLTLRWYFLLKGQKADKIRYINIWKLSMIGMLFNNFLPTGAGGDIAKVFYLVKGEENKLLLGSSVIIDRFIGALTVITMGVIAGLLTPDIPVRVKYFLLFLITFLLFVFMFFSYRTFASFFYSPFQKFLPQRLKETLENTYTAFNRYLSERRWLFYAVTISFLLQTISIVNNYIMALSILWKDIAQPSLIQFFIYIPIIWTATLVPSLGGLGIREFTYVYFFTPSMGKENAFALSIIFLLSVIIQSVIGAVILFFLKERH